From Deinococcus terrestris, the proteins below share one genomic window:
- a CDS encoding FAD-binding oxidoreductase, which yields MPILDLSPGDQTVTVSGDTGLLEVYAALPPGLYPPFPPVELPGGVGGLVSRGGFGQTFPFASDVLGVTFRAPSGRVVRAGGRTVKNVQGYDLTRPFVGSFGALGEALEVTLRLRPGLVARHVAAPGSLDTLSHLTARFAWEDGGEVHLFHFGHAREVERALAVLPGARELSGFSDLRPRFPGGMGVGEGATLRDRRFGWVNGTGVPPMPALFAQLVAAL from the coding sequence ATGCCCATCCTTGACCTCTCGCCCGGCGACCAGACGGTCACAGTGAGCGGCGACACGGGGCTGCTGGAGGTCTATGCCGCTCTGCCCCCCGGCCTCTATCCGCCGTTCCCCCCGGTGGAGCTGCCCGGCGGCGTGGGTGGCCTCGTCTCACGTGGGGGATTCGGACAGACCTTCCCCTTCGCCTCCGACGTGCTGGGCGTGACCTTCCGGGCACCCTCCGGCCGGGTGGTGCGGGCGGGCGGACGCACCGTCAAGAACGTGCAGGGCTACGACCTGACCCGCCCCTTTGTGGGCAGTTTCGGGGCGCTGGGCGAGGCGTTGGAGGTCACGCTGCGGCTGCGGCCCGGCCTGGTGGCCCGCCACGTGGCGGCCCCCGGCTCGCTGGACACGTTGAGCCACCTGACCGCCCGGTTCGCCTGGGAGGACGGCGGCGAGGTCCACCTCTTCCATTTCGGCCACGCGCGGGAGGTCGAGCGGGCGCTCGCGGTGCTGCCCGGTGCCCGCGAGCTTTCCGGCTTCAGCGACCTCCGCCCCCGTTTCCCCGGTGGGATGGGGGTGGGGGAGGGGGCGACCCTGCGGGACCGCCGCTTCGGGTGGGTGAATGGGACTGGCGTGCCGCCGATGCCCGCCCTGTTCGCCCAGCTGGTGGCGGCGCTCTAG